From a region of the Rouxiella sp. S1S-2 genome:
- the yfcD gene encoding NUDIX hydrolase YfcD — protein sequence MTNQEQNNGSSEWVDIVNEENEVIAQSSRQQMRAQNLRHRASYIVVHDGMGNILVQRRTEIKDFYPGWLDATAGGVVQSGENILDSARREAEEELGIAGVPFAEHGSFYFEEDNCRVWGALFSCVSHGPFALQEEEVDEVRWMKPEEITARCDEFTPDSLKALSLWMSRNNEKNHGKPLSVEEE from the coding sequence ATGACGAACCAAGAGCAGAACAACGGCAGCAGCGAATGGGTTGATATCGTTAACGAAGAAAACGAAGTGATTGCCCAGTCCAGCCGCCAACAGATGCGTGCTCAAAACCTGCGTCATCGTGCTAGCTATATTGTGGTGCATGATGGGATGGGGAATATTTTGGTTCAGCGTCGAACCGAAATCAAAGATTTCTATCCGGGTTGGCTGGACGCAACAGCGGGCGGCGTGGTGCAGAGCGGTGAGAACATCCTCGATTCAGCCCGACGTGAAGCCGAAGAAGAGCTGGGAATTGCCGGTGTGCCTTTCGCTGAACATGGGTCATTTTATTTCGAAGAAGATAATTGCCGCGTGTGGGGAGCGCTTTTTAGCTGCGTATCTCACGGGCCGTTTGCATTGCAGGAAGAAGAAGTGGACGAAGTGCGCTGGATGAAGCCGGAAGAAATAACCGCACGCTGTGATGAGTTCACCCCCGACTCGCTAAAGGCGCTGTCACTGTGGATGAGCCGTAACAATGAAAAAAACCACGGCAAACCGCTGAGTGTTGAAGAAGAGTAA